One region of Rhodocaloribacter litoris genomic DNA includes:
- a CDS encoding nucleotidyltransferase: MLNPDYRDILSAFSDEKVEFLLVGAYALAVHGRPRATGDIDLWIRRSEENARKVLRALTTFGAPISGLSEADLTAPDMVFQIGVAPRRIDILTTISGVEFDEAWEAREEVEIEGLRIPVISRQHLIQNKRSVGRLKDAADAEWLQRKPE; the protein is encoded by the coding sequence TTGCTCAATCCCGACTACAGAGACATATTGTCCGCCTTCAGCGACGAGAAGGTTGAGTTCCTGCTCGTGGGGGCGTATGCGCTGGCCGTGCACGGACGTCCCCGGGCCACGGGAGACATCGACCTGTGGATTCGCCGCTCCGAAGAAAACGCACGCAAGGTTCTCCGGGCCCTGACGACCTTTGGTGCGCCCATATCGGGCCTGTCTGAAGCAGATCTCACGGCGCCGGACATGGTGTTTCAGATCGGCGTTGCGCCCCGGCGGATCGATATTCTGACAACGATCAGTGGCGTCGAATTCGACGAGGCATGGGAGGCACGTGAAGAGGTCGAGATCGAGGGGCTTCGTATTCCCGTGATCAGCCGGCAGCACCTGATACAGAACAAGCGATCGGTGGGGCGTCTGAAGGATGCGGCGGATGCGGAATGGCTGCAGAGGAAGCCGGAATGA
- a CDS encoding T9SS type A sorting domain-containing protein: MRIVSLVLALFVAGVAPARAQPIPDTLDWHRYYPLEVGNIWVYGGLDAHVRTIVGDTLVRGRRYFIRRDSVPAVGTVGPFVDTLYVRYDTAGTVVTVRDPAADTLAAPLPLNAWEDAPDFLAHFDMRAAFGDTLYHVPPDTLYFVRGGYNERLRIGNEVVETAALKCFVAAGPVLHEACYAADIGPVRTGNLFGAELTYARVGGVTYGNVPTPAEAADVPAPWGIEAIYPNPFRDHATVAYRLPAPSPLTVEVFDVLGRRIWRERLPVQAAGRGRYVLHARAWPAGRYFVRLTTPHGAQAVRPVVIDG, translated from the coding sequence ATGCGTATCGTTTCGCTCGTCCTGGCCCTGTTCGTCGCCGGGGTCGCACCCGCCCGGGCACAACCCATCCCCGACACGCTCGACTGGCACCGGTACTACCCCCTCGAGGTCGGCAACATCTGGGTCTATGGCGGCCTCGACGCCCACGTCCGCACGATCGTAGGAGATACGCTGGTCCGGGGCCGGCGGTACTTCATCCGCCGCGATTCCGTCCCGGCCGTCGGCACGGTGGGCCCGTTCGTCGACACCCTCTACGTCCGCTACGACACCGCCGGCACCGTGGTGACCGTGCGAGACCCGGCGGCCGACACCCTGGCCGCGCCGTTGCCCCTGAACGCCTGGGAAGACGCCCCGGACTTCCTGGCGCACTTCGACATGCGCGCGGCCTTCGGCGACACGCTCTACCACGTGCCGCCCGACACGCTGTACTTCGTTCGGGGAGGCTACAACGAGCGGCTACGGATCGGCAACGAGGTGGTGGAGACCGCCGCGCTGAAGTGCTTCGTCGCCGCCGGCCCCGTATTGCACGAGGCGTGCTATGCCGCGGACATCGGCCCGGTGCGGACCGGCAACCTGTTCGGCGCCGAACTGACCTATGCCCGGGTGGGCGGGGTCACGTACGGAAACGTGCCGACACCGGCGGAGGCGGCGGACGTGCCTGCGCCATGGGGCATCGAGGCGATCTATCCGAACCCGTTCCGGGACCACGCGACGGTCGCCTACCGCCTGCCGGCACCGTCGCCCCTCACCGTGGAGGTGTTCGACGTGCTCGGCCGGCGGATCTGGCGGGAACGGCTGCCCGTGCAGGCCGCCGGGCGCGGCCGGTATGTGTTGCACGCCCGCGCCTGGCCGGCAGGACGCTACTTCGTTCGCCTGACCACCCCACACGGAGCCCAGGCAGTACGACCGGTGGTGATCGACGGGTAG
- a CDS encoding DUF2231 domain-containing protein: protein MDLLPEWAPNVHPLLVHFPIALLCTAVLLDAAGLLLRTNPFWRRGATTLFVLGAAGAVAAFFSGRAAADSVLPPAAANPVLTEHADLALWTVWFFGVYAVVRLVAHRFDRTATPAVAWALFLVGAGGLVLLYETGEHGAELVFAYGVGVRAAAEPAAPLVLPADTTAGPVPTGDGGWAWKPARAAAWKARFAWPEGPPDALHTALVDGGPRGDVLALEAASGPVTFLHQQPIGSLQADLAVHLDDFTGAFRFVHHWQDAQNHHFVALEDGHIRQGRVAGGREEVMDEAPLAPSAWLALRVVADGTHFRAYVDGRLVVHGHGPAPSPGPAGLRLDGTGTVLLDHLTVQNLRPAQDAGHDH from the coding sequence ATGGACCTGCTCCCCGAATGGGCACCGAACGTGCACCCGCTCCTCGTCCACTTCCCCATCGCGCTGCTGTGCACGGCCGTGCTGCTCGACGCGGCCGGGTTGTTGCTGCGCACGAACCCCTTCTGGCGGCGGGGGGCCACCACGCTGTTCGTCCTGGGTGCGGCCGGGGCCGTAGCCGCCTTCTTCAGCGGGCGCGCCGCCGCCGACAGCGTGCTTCCCCCGGCGGCGGCCAACCCGGTCCTGACCGAGCACGCCGACCTGGCGCTGTGGACCGTCTGGTTCTTCGGCGTCTACGCCGTGGTGCGGCTCGTCGCCCACCGCTTCGACCGCACGGCGACACCTGCCGTTGCATGGGCGCTCTTCCTGGTGGGCGCGGGCGGGCTGGTGCTGCTCTACGAGACGGGCGAGCACGGCGCCGAACTGGTGTTCGCGTACGGCGTGGGCGTACGGGCCGCCGCCGAACCGGCCGCCCCGCTCGTCCTCCCCGCCGACACCACGGCCGGCCCGGTGCCCACGGGCGACGGGGGCTGGGCCTGGAAGCCCGCCCGGGCCGCCGCATGGAAGGCCCGCTTCGCCTGGCCCGAGGGCCCGCCGGACGCCCTCCACACCGCCCTCGTCGACGGCGGGCCCCGGGGCGACGTGCTCGCCCTCGAAGCCGCTTCCGGCCCCGTCACTTTCCTCCACCAACAACCGATCGGCAGCCTCCAGGCCGACCTCGCCGTGCACCTCGACGACTTCACCGGCGCATTCCGGTTCGTTCACCACTGGCAGGACGCCCAGAACCACCACTTCGTGGCCCTCGAAGACGGGCACATCCGGCAGGGGCGCGTGGCCGGCGGCCGCGAGGAGGTGATGGACGAGGCCCCGCTGGCCCCCTCCGCCTGGCTGGCCCTCCGCGTGGTGGCCGACGGCACCCACTTCCGCGCCTACGTGGACGGGCGGCTCGTCGTGCACGGGCACGGCCCGGCCCCCTCCCCCGGCCCCGCCGGCCTCCGCCTCGACGGCACCGGCACCGTCCTCCTCGACCACCTCACCGTGCAGAACCTCCGCCCCGCACAGGACGCCGGCCACGACCATTGA
- the moaA gene encoding GTP 3',8-cyclase MoaA, whose translation MTDLLTDTFGRRHTYLRISLTERCNLRCRYCMPAGGVPLRPREEILTFEEIERLARLFVRAGVEKIRLTGGEPLVRTGMEALVEALGALPGLRTLALTTNGLLLPKKLPRLHAAGVNLLNISLDTLRPERFDHITRRQGLALVLHAIDLAIAYGYDPVKVNCVVMRGFNDDELADFVALTETKPIEVRFIEYMPFAGNGWQDARFMPYRDMLARLGERFPVLERLDDGPNATAKTYRVPGFRGRIGFITSMSEHFCDGCNRLRLTADGNLKVCLFGRAEVSLRDALRAGATDDELGAIIRAAVRRKKAAHAGMHTLAKAENRPMILIGG comes from the coding sequence ATGACCGACCTGCTCACCGACACCTTCGGCCGCCGGCACACGTACCTTCGCATCTCGCTGACGGAGCGGTGCAACCTGCGCTGCCGGTACTGCATGCCGGCCGGGGGGGTCCCGCTGCGCCCGCGCGAGGAGATCCTCACCTTCGAGGAGATCGAGCGCCTGGCCCGGCTTTTCGTGCGTGCCGGGGTCGAGAAGATCCGGCTGACCGGCGGTGAGCCGCTCGTCCGCACCGGCATGGAGGCCCTCGTCGAAGCCCTCGGCGCGCTCCCCGGCCTCCGGACGCTGGCCCTCACCACGAACGGCCTCCTCCTGCCCAAAAAGCTCCCGCGCCTGCACGCCGCCGGCGTCAACCTGCTCAACATCAGCCTGGACACGCTCCGGCCCGAGCGGTTCGACCACATCACCCGCCGGCAGGGGCTGGCCCTCGTCCTGCACGCCATCGACCTGGCCATCGCCTACGGCTACGACCCGGTGAAGGTCAACTGCGTGGTGATGCGCGGCTTCAACGACGACGAGCTGGCCGACTTCGTGGCCCTGACCGAGACGAAGCCCATCGAGGTGCGCTTCATCGAGTACATGCCGTTCGCGGGCAACGGGTGGCAGGATGCCCGCTTCATGCCCTACCGCGACATGCTCGCCCGCCTCGGCGAGCGCTTCCCGGTGCTGGAACGGCTCGACGACGGGCCGAACGCCACGGCGAAGACCTATCGGGTGCCGGGCTTCCGGGGACGGATCGGCTTCATCACCTCGATGAGCGAGCATTTCTGCGACGGATGTAACCGCCTGCGCCTCACGGCCGACGGCAACCTGAAGGTGTGCCTCTTCGGCCGGGCCGAGGTCAGCCTCCGCGACGCCCTGCGGGCCGGCGCCACGGACGACGAGCTCGGAGCGATCATCCGGGCGGCCGTCCGCCGCAAAAAAGCGGCCCATGCCGGCATGCACACGCTTGCGAAAGCCGAAAACCGGCCGATGATCCTGATCGGGGGATGA
- the moaC gene encoding cyclic pyranopterin monophosphate synthase MoaC, with protein MTDVPALTHVTPAGGVQMVDVGEKTATVRTAVAAGRVLLGETAFRLVAENKIRKGDVLTLAQIAGIMGAKQTSKLIPLCHDVLLRGVDVDLTLNEAEHAVEIRAYTKSVGPTGVEMEALTAVSVAALTIYDMCKSVSKEIQITDIHLLAKTGGQSGDYRKGENP; from the coding sequence ATGACTGATGTACCTGCGCTGACGCACGTGACCCCCGCCGGGGGGGTGCAGATGGTGGATGTTGGCGAAAAAACCGCAACGGTGCGCACCGCGGTGGCGGCCGGCCGTGTGCTCCTGGGGGAAACCGCCTTCCGGCTCGTCGCCGAAAACAAGATCCGCAAGGGCGACGTGCTGACGCTGGCCCAGATCGCCGGCATCATGGGCGCCAAACAGACGAGCAAGCTCATCCCGCTCTGCCACGACGTCCTGCTCCGCGGCGTCGACGTCGACCTGACGCTCAACGAAGCCGAGCACGCCGTCGAGATCCGGGCCTACACGAAGAGCGTCGGGCCGACGGGTGTCGAGATGGAGGCCCTGACGGCCGTCTCGGTGGCCGCTCTGACGATCTACGACATGTGCAAATCCGTCTCGAAAGAGATCCAGATCACCGACATCCACCTGCTGGCCAAGACGGGCGGGCAGAGTGGCGACTACCGCAAGGGCGAGAACCCCTGA
- the floA gene encoding flotillin-like protein FloA (flotillin-like protein involved in membrane lipid rafts): MEALLSTAGLLVILAIVLGLIIFLYFIPVGLWITAFFSGVRLRLVRDLVGMRLRKVPPHLIVRPLITAYKAGLELSPPQLEAHYLAGGHVQNVVRALISADKANIDLTFERAAAIDLAGRDVFEAVQVSVNPKVIETPPVTAMAKDGIQVRAIARVTVRANIDRLVGGAGEETILARVGEGIVTTIGSADSHKAVLENPDSISKVVLSKGLDSGTAFEILSIDIADVDVGENIGAKLQADQAEADLKIARAKAEERRAAAVAREQEMRAAVQEQRARVVAAEAEIPLAIAEAFRKGNLGVMDYYNLRNIQADTRMRDALGGGETPPSGQE, encoded by the coding sequence ATGGAAGCACTCCTCAGCACTGCCGGGCTGCTCGTGATCCTCGCGATCGTGCTCGGCCTCATCATTTTCCTCTACTTCATCCCGGTCGGGCTGTGGATCACGGCCTTCTTCTCGGGCGTGCGGCTCCGGCTCGTGCGGGACCTGGTCGGCATGCGCCTGCGCAAGGTGCCGCCCCACCTGATCGTGCGCCCGCTCATCACCGCCTACAAGGCCGGGCTGGAGCTGAGCCCGCCGCAGCTGGAGGCCCACTACCTGGCCGGCGGGCACGTGCAGAACGTCGTGCGGGCCCTCATCTCGGCCGACAAGGCCAACATCGACCTGACGTTCGAACGCGCGGCGGCCATCGACCTGGCCGGGCGCGACGTGTTCGAGGCCGTGCAGGTGTCGGTCAACCCCAAAGTCATCGAGACGCCGCCGGTGACGGCCATGGCGAAGGACGGCATTCAGGTCCGCGCCATCGCCCGCGTGACCGTGCGCGCCAACATCGACCGGCTCGTCGGCGGCGCCGGCGAGGAGACCATCCTGGCCCGCGTCGGCGAAGGCATCGTCACCACCATCGGTTCGGCGGATTCGCACAAGGCCGTGCTGGAAAACCCGGACTCCATCTCCAAGGTCGTCCTCTCGAAAGGCCTCGACTCCGGCACCGCCTTCGAGATCCTCTCCATCGACATCGCCGACGTGGACGTCGGGGAAAACATCGGGGCGAAGCTGCAGGCCGATCAGGCCGAGGCGGACCTCAAGATCGCCCGCGCCAAGGCCGAGGAACGGCGGGCCGCCGCCGTCGCCCGCGAGCAGGAGATGCGCGCGGCCGTCCAGGAGCAGCGGGCGCGCGTCGTAGCGGCCGAGGCCGAGATCCCGCTCGCCATCGCCGAGGCCTTCCGCAAGGGCAACCTGGGCGTGATGGACTACTACAACCTCCGCAACATCCAGGCGGACACCCGCATGCGCGATGCCCTGGGCGGGGGCGAAACGCCTCCCTCGGGCCAGGAGTGA
- a CDS encoding glycoside hydrolase family 2 protein, with protein MLLRLAPLLLVVASPAFAQVPDRLLQNVYARDPLVLDGRWGVVIDPFETGYYNHRYEIASDGFFRDRKMTRPWELIEYDFDAGPALHVPGDWNTQDDRLFFYEGTVWYKRAFPYTPASDRRAFLYFGAANYEAHVYLNGERIGHHVGGFTPFNIEVTEHLRDGENVLIVKVDNRRRHDGVPTVNFDWWNYGGLTRSVLLVTTPATFIRDYVLQLDPDTPEVIRGGVQLDGPEAAGRPVTVAIPEANLHRRFTTDAQGYAAVELPATGLARWSPADPKRYEVILQAGEDTLTDEIGFRTIERRGEDILLNGKPIFLRGVSLHEERPFGGGRAATPEAAAVLLGWAREMNCNFVRLAHYPHNEHMVRTAERLGLLVWAEVPVYWTVQFENPAVYALAEQQVTEMVMRDRNRAAVILWSVANETPLSEARLAFLSRLAATIRRLDPTRLVTAALDTQRHEEGILYIDDPLAGVVDVIGINSYCGWYGPALPEACAGLRWQSDYGKPVIMSEFGGGALQGYHGTALDRWTETYQASVYEHNLAMLDRIPFLRGTSPWILKDFRSPRRPLPRIQDFWNRKGLVSDAGLRKKAFYLMQAWYRDKAAEWGW; from the coding sequence ATGTTGCTTCGCCTCGCTCCGCTGCTGCTCGTCGTGGCCTCCCCGGCCTTCGCACAGGTTCCCGACAGGCTGCTCCAGAACGTCTACGCGCGCGACCCCCTGGTGCTCGACGGGCGCTGGGGCGTCGTCATCGATCCCTTCGAGACCGGCTATTACAACCACCGCTACGAGATCGCCTCCGACGGCTTCTTCCGTGACCGGAAGATGACCCGGCCCTGGGAGCTGATCGAGTACGACTTCGACGCGGGACCGGCGCTGCACGTCCCCGGCGACTGGAACACCCAGGACGACCGCCTCTTCTTCTACGAAGGCACCGTCTGGTACAAACGGGCCTTCCCCTACACCCCGGCCTCCGACCGGCGCGCCTTCCTCTACTTCGGCGCGGCCAACTACGAGGCGCACGTCTACCTCAACGGGGAACGGATCGGCCATCACGTGGGCGGCTTCACGCCGTTCAACATTGAGGTCACGGAACACCTGCGCGACGGCGAGAACGTGCTCATCGTGAAGGTGGACAACCGGCGCCGACACGACGGCGTGCCGACAGTCAACTTCGACTGGTGGAACTACGGTGGGCTGACCCGCTCGGTGCTACTCGTCACGACACCCGCCACGTTCATCCGGGACTACGTTCTCCAGCTGGACCCGGACACCCCCGAGGTGATCCGCGGGGGGGTCCAGCTGGACGGGCCGGAGGCCGCCGGCCGCCCCGTGACCGTCGCGATCCCCGAAGCAAACCTGCACCGGCGCTTCACGACCGACGCGCAGGGCTACGCTGCCGTCGAACTGCCGGCCACGGGGCTGGCACGCTGGTCGCCCGCCGACCCGAAACGCTACGAGGTGATCCTCCAGGCCGGCGAAGACACCCTCACCGACGAGATCGGGTTTCGGACGATCGAGCGGCGGGGGGAGGACATCCTGCTCAACGGCAAGCCGATCTTCCTGCGGGGCGTCAGCCTCCATGAGGAACGTCCCTTCGGCGGGGGGCGGGCCGCCACGCCGGAAGCGGCCGCCGTCCTGCTCGGCTGGGCCCGGGAGATGAACTGCAACTTCGTCCGCCTGGCGCACTACCCGCACAACGAGCACATGGTGCGCACCGCCGAGCGCCTGGGCCTGCTCGTGTGGGCCGAGGTCCCCGTCTACTGGACGGTGCAGTTCGAGAACCCGGCCGTCTACGCCCTCGCCGAGCAACAGGTGACGGAGATGGTGATGCGGGACCGCAACCGGGCGGCGGTCATCCTGTGGTCGGTGGCCAACGAGACGCCCCTCAGCGAGGCCCGCCTCGCCTTCCTCTCCCGGCTTGCCGCCACCATCCGCCGCCTCGACCCGACGCGGCTGGTCACGGCGGCCCTCGACACCCAGCGGCATGAGGAGGGCATCCTCTACATCGACGACCCGCTGGCCGGCGTGGTGGACGTCATCGGCATCAACAGCTACTGTGGCTGGTACGGCCCGGCCCTGCCGGAGGCGTGCGCCGGCCTCCGCTGGCAGTCGGATTACGGCAAGCCCGTCATCATGAGCGAGTTCGGCGGCGGGGCCCTGCAGGGCTACCACGGCACGGCACTGGACCGCTGGACGGAGACGTACCAGGCCTCCGTCTACGAACACAACCTGGCCATGCTCGACCGGATCCCCTTCCTCCGGGGCACGTCGCCATGGATCCTGAAGGACTTCCGCTCGCCGCGTCGTCCCCTGCCGCGCATTCAGGATTTCTGGAACCGTAAGGGGCTGGTGTCCGACGCCGGCCTGCGCAAAAAAGCCTTTTACCTCATGCAGGCCTGGTACCGCGACAAGGCGGCCGAATGGGGGTGGTGA
- a CDS encoding potassium channel family protein, translating into MKFVSTQLSYFFSDPQVRRNVRSLLKYLAFLGVVIAVYAVLFHVIMLEVEGQQHSWITGLYWTLTVMSTLGFGDITFHSDLGRVFSIVVLLSGIVLLLIVLPFAFIRFFYAPWLESQLRMRAPRRVPPGTEGHVVLCAYDSIAPGLIRRLEQEGVPYFVLEPDPAVAASRHFDGVSVVTGELDSRTTYEALHLNRARLVFANREDTTNTNLILTVRELEPSVPVVAVASEEDAVDVLQLSGATHVLPLKKWLGEQLASRVNALHAHAHPVGRYGDLLIAELPVHRTPLAGKTVRETRLRQISGVSIIGVWERGRLLAARPELRLGSASVLVVIGTEEQLSTLDDLFFIYDVNPNPVLVIGGGRVGAAAARALREREVPVHLVERDAAVSKRVRAVCDRVFTGDASDYDLLRRAGILEAPSVVLTTNDDAMNIYLAAYCRKLNPELRIVSRITHERNLEAIHRAGADFVLSYASLGVEAVYSILKGKELLVLGEGIDLFALPLPRSLAGKTLAETGIGARTGLTVIALRRNGELNTRLSASTVLTPDTELLMLGDLQQRQEFEALFGNGP; encoded by the coding sequence ATGAAATTCGTCAGCACACAGCTTTCCTACTTTTTCAGCGACCCCCAGGTCCGGCGCAACGTGCGGTCGCTGCTGAAGTACCTGGCGTTTCTGGGGGTGGTGATTGCGGTCTATGCCGTGCTCTTCCACGTCATCATGCTGGAGGTGGAGGGGCAGCAGCACTCCTGGATCACCGGGCTGTACTGGACGCTGACGGTGATGAGCACGCTCGGCTTCGGGGACATCACGTTTCACAGCGACCTCGGGCGCGTCTTCAGCATCGTCGTGCTGCTCTCGGGCATTGTGCTGCTTCTGATCGTGTTGCCCTTTGCCTTTATCCGTTTCTTCTACGCGCCCTGGCTGGAGTCACAGTTGCGGATGCGCGCGCCGCGCCGCGTTCCGCCCGGCACGGAGGGGCACGTCGTCCTTTGCGCCTACGACAGCATTGCGCCGGGCCTCATCCGGCGGCTGGAGCAGGAGGGCGTTCCCTATTTCGTTCTGGAGCCGGACCCGGCGGTCGCGGCGTCCCGGCATTTCGACGGGGTGTCGGTGGTCACGGGCGAGCTTGACAGCCGGACGACCTACGAGGCGCTCCACCTGAACCGCGCCCGCCTGGTCTTCGCCAACCGGGAGGATACGACGAACACCAACCTGATCCTTACGGTGCGGGAGCTGGAGCCGTCGGTTCCGGTGGTCGCCGTGGCCAGCGAGGAAGACGCCGTGGACGTGCTACAGCTCAGCGGGGCCACGCACGTGCTGCCGCTGAAGAAGTGGCTGGGCGAGCAGCTTGCCAGCCGGGTCAATGCCCTGCACGCGCACGCGCACCCCGTCGGCCGGTACGGGGACCTGCTCATTGCGGAGTTGCCCGTGCACCGGACCCCGCTGGCCGGGAAGACGGTGCGGGAGACGCGCCTGCGCCAGATCTCGGGGGTGAGCATCATCGGCGTGTGGGAGCGTGGGCGGCTGCTGGCGGCCCGGCCGGAGCTGCGGCTGGGTTCTGCCAGCGTGCTCGTCGTCATCGGCACCGAGGAGCAGTTGAGCACCCTGGACGACCTGTTCTTCATCTACGACGTCAACCCGAACCCCGTGCTGGTCATCGGCGGCGGGCGGGTCGGGGCGGCCGCCGCCCGGGCCCTGCGCGAACGGGAGGTTCCCGTCCACCTGGTCGAGCGGGATGCCGCCGTGAGCAAGCGCGTCCGGGCCGTGTGTGACCGGGTCTTCACCGGCGATGCCTCGGACTACGACCTGCTCCGGCGCGCCGGGATTCTGGAGGCCCCGTCCGTGGTGCTGACCACGAACGACGATGCAATGAACATCTACCTGGCCGCCTACTGCCGTAAGCTGAACCCGGAGCTGCGCATCGTCAGCCGCATCACGCACGAGCGCAACCTCGAGGCCATCCACCGGGCCGGTGCCGATTTCGTCCTCAGCTATGCCTCGCTGGGCGTCGAGGCCGTCTATTCGATCCTCAAGGGGAAAGAGTTGCTCGTGCTGGGGGAGGGGATCGACCTGTTCGCGTTGCCGCTGCCCCGGTCACTTGCCGGCAAGACCCTGGCCGAGACCGGGATCGGCGCGCGTACCGGGCTCACCGTGATCGCCCTGCGGCGCAACGGGGAACTGAACACCCGCCTTTCGGCCTCGACCGTGCTCACCCCGGACACGGAACTCCTGATGCTGGGCGACCTGCAGCAGCGCCAGGAGTTCGAAGCGCTCTTTGGCAACGGACCGTGA
- a CDS encoding class A beta-lactamase-related serine hydrolase: MNVAVWSRRLIVPVLWGLLILPVARAWAQEARFEALADTVPGMMAAAGVPGLALAVIEDGTVAWARGFGVRSTVTNPPVEAGTVFEAASLSKPVFAYLTLQLVDEGALDLDRPLAEYLPYADIAHDPRYRKITARMVLNHTTGFPNWRPPGDSLRLDFDPGTRFQYSGEGFVYLQKVVEHLTGMPLRVLAVRRVFEPLGMTQSSFVWEDRFGPAVAAGHREDGVAFDKFVPQVGNAAWSLHTTVQDYARFMIAVMNGEGLSTTLHRAMLSPQADAEAGMRWGLGWGLQPAGDDLAFWHWGDNVGYKSFAIAFPRSRRGLVFLSNSNNGMLLLHALLKETFGQDQPAADWLGYDRYDDPQYQIRAELYDVLLKQDVAAAIARYHELKAEAAYPPVAFEEDMLNTLGYRLLRTGRVEDAIEIFKLNVEMFPNAYNPYDSLGEAYMVQGDLRRALENYQKSVELNPENEHGARMIKRLRAALFRQP; this comes from the coding sequence ATGAATGTTGCCGTGTGGAGTCGCCGGCTGATCGTTCCGGTGCTGTGGGGTCTGTTGATCTTGCCCGTCGCCCGTGCGTGGGCGCAGGAAGCCCGCTTCGAGGCGCTGGCGGACACCGTGCCCGGGATGATGGCGGCCGCCGGCGTCCCCGGCCTGGCGCTGGCCGTGATCGAAGACGGCACCGTCGCCTGGGCCCGGGGCTTCGGGGTGCGCAGCACCGTGACGAACCCGCCCGTCGAAGCCGGCACCGTCTTCGAAGCCGCCTCGCTGAGCAAACCCGTCTTCGCCTACCTCACCCTCCAGCTCGTCGACGAAGGCGCGCTCGACCTCGATCGCCCGCTGGCCGAATACCTGCCCTACGCGGACATCGCGCACGACCCGCGCTACCGCAAGATCACGGCCCGTATGGTGCTCAACCACACGACGGGCTTTCCGAACTGGCGCCCCCCCGGCGACTCCCTGCGCCTCGACTTCGACCCCGGTACCCGCTTCCAGTACTCCGGAGAAGGGTTCGTCTACCTGCAAAAGGTCGTCGAACACCTGACGGGCATGCCGCTCCGGGTGCTCGCCGTCCGGCGCGTCTTCGAGCCGCTGGGCATGACGCAGAGCAGCTTCGTGTGGGAGGACCGGTTCGGGCCGGCCGTCGCCGCCGGGCACCGGGAGGACGGCGTCGCCTTCGACAAGTTCGTCCCGCAGGTGGGCAATGCGGCCTGGAGCCTGCACACCACCGTGCAGGACTATGCCCGTTTCATGATCGCCGTGATGAACGGGGAAGGGCTCAGCACCACCCTGCACCGGGCCATGCTCAGCCCGCAGGCCGACGCCGAGGCGGGCATGAGGTGGGGGCTCGGATGGGGGCTCCAGCCCGCCGGGGACGACCTTGCCTTCTGGCACTGGGGCGACAACGTGGGCTACAAATCCTTCGCCATCGCCTTCCCCCGGAGCCGGCGCGGCCTCGTCTTCCTCTCCAACAGCAACAACGGCATGCTCCTGCTCCACGCCCTCCTGAAGGAGACCTTCGGCCAGGACCAGCCCGCCGCCGACTGGCTCGGCTACGACCGCTACGACGACCCGCAGTACCAGATCCGGGCCGAACTCTACGACGTCCTCCTGAAACAGGATGTGGCCGCCGCCATCGCCCGTTACCATGAGCTGAAGGCCGAAGCCGCCTATCCGCCCGTCGCCTTCGAAGAGGATATGCTCAACACCCTGGGCTACCGCCTGCTGCGCACCGGCCGCGTCGAAGACGCCATCGAAATCTTCAAGCTCAACGTCGAGATGTTTCCGAACGCCTACAATCCGTACGACAGCCTCGGCGAGGCCTACATGGTCCAGGGCGATCTCCGGCGTGCCCTCGAAAACTACCAGAAGTCCGTCGAGCTCAACCCGGAGAACGAGCACGGGGCCCGGATGATCAAACGGCTGCGGGCGGCACTCTTCAGGCAGCCGTGA
- a CDS encoding DUF3267 domain-containing protein — translation MPDLLPSEAAWRDLTLPLDALLRPVLRWTVYLGVLLFVPYVLVWGWPAIHLDWPSALLTVPAGVAGFVAVYAVSAVLHEGLHALVMVTAGVPWRSIRFGVRWRDGVAYVHTDRPMTARAYRVVLAVPGLLQGVLPALAGLFYGNGWLLLYGYVMLVSSLGDAVMLRLLAPLDGATLVRDHPTELGCQVDGVAR, via the coding sequence ATGCCCGATCTTCTTCCCTCCGAAGCGGCCTGGCGTGACCTGACCCTGCCGCTCGATGCGCTGCTCCGCCCGGTACTGCGGTGGACGGTCTACCTGGGCGTATTGCTTTTCGTGCCCTACGTGCTGGTCTGGGGCTGGCCCGCGATCCACCTCGACTGGCCGTCGGCGTTGCTCACGGTGCCGGCCGGCGTGGCGGGGTTCGTTGCGGTCTACGCGGTGAGCGCGGTCCTCCACGAGGGGCTTCACGCGCTCGTCATGGTGACGGCCGGCGTGCCGTGGCGGTCGATCCGGTTCGGCGTGCGGTGGCGCGACGGCGTGGCGTACGTCCACACCGACCGGCCGATGACGGCGCGGGCCTACCGCGTCGTGCTGGCTGTGCCCGGCCTTCTCCAGGGCGTGCTCCCCGCGCTGGCCGGCCTTTTCTACGGGAACGGCTGGCTCCTGCTCTACGGCTACGTCATGCTCGTCTCCTCGCTCGGCGACGCGGTCATGCTCCGGCTGCTCGCCCCGCTCGACGGCGCCACCCTCGTCCGCGACCACCCCACCGAACTCGGCTGCCAGGTCGACGGCGTGGCGCGTTGA